ttccttccttccttccttccttccttccttcctttccttccagcccatttctttctttctttctttctttctttctttctttctttctttctttctttctttctttctttctttctttctttctttctttctttctttctttctttctttcaggctcatttctttctttctttctttctttcaggctcatttctttctttgtttctttccttccttccttccttccttccttccttcctttccttctttcaggcccatttctttctttctttctttctttctttctggctcatttcctcaatttatcatttttaccgcgagatgacaaattcttaccgtggggaatatttttgacggtttatcgtgaacggtaaaatatcacccattcctaattccCAGAGACCCTCAAATGACAGCACGTCCATCCCCTTCAGGTCCTTAATCTCCTGGAGTCTCTCCTCCTCTGCAGGCTATCctctccccctccctcctctaATGCTACAGTAGCCACGAAAAGGGTTCTGACCCAAATATGCACGACTGGCGGTTTCAGGGGTTCAAGCAAAAGTGCTGCCCATGGcagctagtgtgtgtgtgtgggtgcgaGGGAGGGATGAGAGAAAGAATGGAGAGAGCAAAGCAGAATGAGAGCTGCGGCGACCACAAGCCACCACCGCCACTCCGCCACTAATGAGCCCGCTCCTTCTCCTTCCCTCCATTACATTTTCCATTTCAAACATTTCTCAAGTTGTAACCGAGGTTAGAGATCACATTGTGCATAAACTATTCAGCTGGTAAAAAAACATTATGGGAAAACTAATACGATAGTCTAATCGTGGACTTTATTTCTCTAGTTTCATTTCACAACTTCTTTGCAGAGATTTCATGAATAAATGCATGAAACTTACTCGTTCTTCATCTGCAGGACCTGGTCCATGGTGAGGACGCCGGCGCAGGTGAAGTTCTCGATGTACTGGCTCATCTTGATGGACTCCAGCCACTCGGACACCGACCGGAAGGGAGACCCGTCCGAGCCGCTCGTGCTGGGCAGGCGGATGGATACGCTgacaaaaggaaagaaaaaagacccAGGTGACAACAATCAGGCAGGCTTTTCCCACAACAAAAGGCCTGTAATTACCCTGCAGGAAACCAGTTAGTGATTAAAAACCGGTTTGAGGAGTCGAGGCTCAGCGCTGATCAAGATACGGTCATGACAGCCTCGTGTCCCTTCTCACCGGTTCTGGCATTAATCCACTCGCACAAAAGGAAAATCTGCATTCAGGCACGCAAACTCAAACAATGAGGAGGTTCCATGTTGAATGcacattcttttctttttttaatctccacACAAAGCCAGGCGTCAGCGCGTCTTAATACCGCTCCCCTCCTGCTTCAATTGAGCccgaaaacctttttttttttctttttttttttttttaaatgaatgttaATCAAGAACAGCTCCTGAGATCTCGTCCAAGTCAGGTTAGCACATGAATCCATGCCTCCTCTACATCAGGAATCAGATTAAAACATAGCATCATGTCTAAAGACAAACCTCAGTTTATTTGAGGAACGTCAATAACCTTCactatctttattttattttataagttgTATAGTCTCAGGATTTTTGACTCGACTCTAAAACTGAATTTAATATTAACCGTCCTGCAAAAGCTTTGGTtgcaggttgtttttttcccaagaTCTAGGGTTTGATAGTGCAGCTGCTCCCGGATGTGGAGTCAGGACAGGACAAATACGCTTTATGAGCCCCGGCCCGCTGTCCGATCCATAAATGACTCTTACCGTGGGTCAAAGTCTGCGATGGCCTTCAGGGACTCGGGGCTGTGCAGCAGCTTGTCCAGCAGGCTGACGATGTCTCCGAAGCGCGGCCTCTTGGAGCGATCCTGCAGCCAGCACTGCAGCATGAGCTGGTACACGGCCGAGGGGCAGTCCATGGGTGCGGGAAGCCTGAACGCCTCGTTGATGGCCTTCATCACCTGCAGGACGGGTGTCAGGGAACCTTTTTAGATCTTAATTCACTAGTAACATTCAGtaaaaattagggctgggcaagTTCACGCGTTATTATCGCGTTAACTCATTCATTTATTAACGCCGACATTTATTTTATCGCGCATTAACGCATGTTGctcacatgcttttgttttgaaaagtctTTTGCCGGCTGCTGCGGAACCGGAAGAGATTTCGCGGAAAAACATGCGGAAAAGTTAAAACAGAGCGGTAAAATTACGGAACGGTTACATTTTAAAGTTCTCCCAGACGGCGGATTCGACCACTGTAAAGGAAATTTCAatagtgatttctttttttgtgcttcACACTTTCTAACAGAGACATTTGGTGCTGAATATAGACTGTTAATGCTGCTCCCCGTTAAAAGTTTCTTCTGTTTCCTCAGAAATGGCCTGTTTTAATGTCATCATTGTGGATCAGGGTTTTGTTGGTagactttttttacttttcataaaaaaacaggATGACATTAATGCCCTGGCAGTGGCAAtaagctatattttatttgacatttttacacCAAATATGTGTTACTGAGAAGTCCTGATGTTTGCTGAGATGTTTGCACAACAAATGTTATGGCACTTTCGTTCatacttttataaataaaagtgcaCTTTACACAACTTTTGAATTCATTATTTGATTTTGCATATACAATgtgattaatcgcgattaatcagGGAAatcatgcgattaatcgcgattaaaaatATGAATCGTTGCCCAGCCCTAGTAAAAATGGTTTAAGTATGTTTAAAGGAAGCAAGGGAAGCTTGCCTCATGGTTGCTCATGTCCCAGTAAGGTCTTTCACCAAAAGCCATGACTTCCCACATGACGATGCCGAAACTCCACACGTCACTTGCGGAGGTGAACTTCCTGTAAGCGATGGCCTCTGGAGCGGTCCAGCGGATGGGGATCTTACCTCCCTGTGGGAGAAAAACACAGCTCGTGAGATATTCATCAAACTAAACATCCTCGTAAAGTCCTCTAAGCACCGTGCTACACCTTCTCCTTCTCTCTGGCTTCATATCTACTTACGCTGGTGGTGTACGTCCCCTCAGGGTCGTCCTCCAGCACCCGGGACAGGCCAAAGTCGGAGACTTTGCACTCCAGGCTGTTGTTGACCAGGATGTTGCGTGCAGCCAGGTCCCGGTGGACGTAACTCATGTCAGAGAGGTATTTCATACCCGCGGCGATACCCCGCAGCATGCCCACCAGCTGGAAGGAGGAGAACTCGCCATCGTGATCCTGatgggaaaaaaatgtattttatgatCAAAACTGCACTAAAATTATGGTAGCGTTTGCTTCTCTTTTGGCCAGACGActtattttgttaaaatggaagGACAAACTCCCCCCAACTTTTAAATTATGGGTTAAGGATCTTGCACGTCATTTGGCACTGGAGAGAATTTGTTACTCCACAAGAGGGTGTGCCCAGACATTCTATGATATCTGGCAACCTTTCTTAACCTATATAGGAAAAATGGACGCCACTGAGATTGCAGGGGTGTGACACTGACCCTTATATTGTATAATTTACTTATTTGCTATCTGTAatgtttatttctatttttatttatttatttatttattttatttttttatttatatatctttgtatgtttttatttatttatttattttttaactttgttgtctttatttttatctcTGAATGGTTAAATAATTTAGTTGTAGGGATGGGGCTCCGTTGGAGCAAGACATGTGGGGGTTATAGTTAAGAATTATACTATGTTAATTCTAATTCTCTTGTATGTAATTATTctgtgaaaattaaaaaaaaaaaaacaataaaaagactttgaattaaaaataaaaaaaactgcactAAAATTAAGATAAAACCAAAATACAGAACAATTGAAAAATACTGGCTGCGTCAGGACTCACCTTCAGGTACCTGTCCAGGGCTCCGTTCTCCATGTATTCAGTTACGATCATAGCATGTTTAACTGCAGGAAAACACAACAGATCGTGAGCCACTAGCAGTTCAAAACAGACAGGAGGATTACAACCGATAAAAATGGTTAGAGAGGACGTCCTTACATTTGGTCACCACCCCTTCCAGGTGGATGATGTTCTGATGGGTGAACTGGCCCATGATGGAGGCCTCGCTCAGAAAATCCTGCCTCTGTTTCTCCGTGTAGCCCGGCTTCAGCGTCTTGATAGCCACATACACGTCCTTCCTTCCCGGCGCTTTCAAAATCCCCTTGTACACCTCACCAAACTCCCCTGCAAGAAAACCCAGTCATTAGGTCAAACTCATATCAAACACGTCAACCTTCAAACACATCTTTGAAGTCAcaagtttacatgcagcaagTTGTCGCTGGCCTTGAACAGTTAGTTGAGGGAATTCGAGGTACACCTGTGGAGTTATTTTTAAGGCACACCTTCAAATACAAGGCCTTCATTGCATTACATCATGGGAAAATTAAAAGAGGTAATGAAAATAACTGTTCATCTCTGGAAACGAGTCCCagatgtacggaagagtattagggccaggcaggagaaaaataaaattaatattttagaggaggaagatttttttttcattatgcacttcaagaaaaaagtcgaaatgtcgagagaaaaaagttgaaatgtcgagattaatgttgaaatgtttagaaaagtcgaaatgttgagaaaaaagacgaaatgttgagaaaaaagtctaaatttcgtgaataaagttgaaatgtttagaaaaaagtcgaaatatcgaaaaaaaagtcgaaatgtttagaaaagtcgaaatgttgagaaaaaagtcaaaatttcgtgaataaagtcgaaatgtcgagaaaaaagttgaaatgttgagaaaagtcaaaattcgtgaataaagtcgaaatgttgagaaaaaagtcgaaatgttgagaaaaaagtcaaaatttcgtgaataaagttgaaatgtttagaaaaaagtcgaaatgtcgaaaaaaaagtcgaaatgttgagaaaaaaggcgaaatttcgacttgattcacaaaatttcgacttttttctcgaaattgtgtttcaacaatctcgacatttcgaattttttcttaacatttcgtcttttttctcgaagtgcacaataaaaaaaaatcttccactctcaaatttgTTTCTCTTCCGTACAGATGTCTGGTTAAACAATGATATGCTCTTATAAACAGCATGGAAGTCCGGAGCCATCATAACACTCAGGGAGGAGACGACTTCTGAGATGGACATGCATGTCCAACATAAGCTTAAAGGCGACGCAACAGGATAGAGCCACTGCTCCAGAATCACCATGATTATCGCCAGATTACAGATTGGAGCTCCACATGGGGATAAACATCTTTATTCCTGGAGTGTTTTCCTGTGGTCCAAAGAAGCTAAAATTAATCTGTAGAGTAACGGTGATCGTTAATTATGTTTTGTAGGCAAAGAAAATCATCTGTGTCGCAGCTGTGAAGCATGGAAGTGACAACATTAATCTATGGAGCTGTTTTGGTTAAGGGGGGTACCGGAGAAGCTCATTAATTTCATAcattttctacttttatttattagtttatttatatatttatcttatatatatttatcttattcatttattgttatatatattctaattttgaaTGTATATATTTACTAATACCCTTAAACAAACAATTTATctgtttattcatttaattgtttACTTGAGGGTTatacatacatgtgtgtgtgtgtgattggttgggagggtttttttctttttttctttttaattgtctCTGCACTTTGGTTTTAATCCTGTAAAGCACGTTGTGTTGCACAAGGTACACAGAGAATGCTATACAAATCAAGTTTGattgataaaacaaaataaaacattatgTGGATTTACTGCAACAACGTCCCAAGAAATCAGCCAGAAAGTTCAAACTCGGTGTGGGTTTGTCTCCCAAATGAACGTTGACCTCAAGTGTGGCCCTGAATTAGTTTCAAAGAGGCTTAAGGATGACTAAATGAAGCCGGGAGCTCAGTCCTAATAGGAAATGTGTGGGTGGCGCTGAGGGGGCGAGCAAGAAGACCCGCAAGCCTGACTCAGCTCCGCCAGCTCTGCCAGGAGGACAAGGCCCCGGCTTGTGGAGGCCTACCCAACATGTTCCTGCCAAGCTAAACAGTTTAAAGGCAAGTCCACCAAATATCATCAACTTTTATATTATAATtgtgacattttaaaataaaaaaaagagaactggAAATCCTGACCTTACTGTCAGATATGGAGAAAAGCGTATAAACTTGTGGTTGCCGCTGTGCATGAAACGGTTAAATGATAGGTATCAAATGATTGTGTCTGCAATATGTCCCATAAGCTTTTTGGCTTAAGGGTTTGGCCGCGAAACagtaagaaaataaggaagtcAGGAAGTCTCTGCGGCTGTTTTGCCCGAGGTGCACTTACAAAGGTGTGTTCAGGCGGGGCGTTGAAAGAAACAGAAAGAGGCAGAGAGGTAACATTGTGTACATGTTGGACGGCCTGCGGTGCGGGAGCATGGGAATCAGCTGTCACATACGGGGGGGGGGCGGTCGTGGGAGCGGGTGCTCGTAAAAGACTGCAGGTTCAAAGGGTAAAGGTGGTCACACTTGAACAAACGTAACCCCCGTGATAAAAAGGCCCGGGAAGGCGttcggtagggatgggcggtatggactaaaaacaataatttctggcatttatcccaataacgataaaaaaaataccaattcaactcaacctttgtaactataaatctatcttgcTCTCAttgcatgtttgttacacaaaaacatcatcaacgggaatttatccttttttctttctttctttctggctcatttctttctttctttcattctttttggctcaattctttctttctttctttctggctcatttctttctttctttctttctttttggctaatttctttctttctttctttctttctttctttctttctttctttcttttctttctttttggctaatttctttctttctttctttctttctttctttctttctttctttctttctttctttctttctttctttctttctttctttctttctttctttctttctttctttctttctttcttttctttctttctttctttctttcattctttttggctcaattctttctttctttatttctttctggctcatttctttctttctttctttctttctttcattctttttggctcaattctttctttctttctttctttctttctttttggataatttctttctttctttctttctggctcatttctttctttctttctttctttctttctttctggctcatttctttctttctttctttctttctttcaggctcatttccttccttccttccttccttccttccttccttccttccttccttccttccttccttccttccttccttccttccttccttccttccttccttccttccttccttccttccttccttccttccttccttccttccttccttccttccttccagaaccataaatcatattacacaaaaacttcatcaacgggaatttatcgtttttaccgcgagatgacaaattcttatcgtggggattttttttgacggtttatcgtgaatggtaaaatatcgcctATTAGTGTTCGGATATCCTTCAAAAGCACCGTCTCTGCTGcagtttctcctcctccttgtaATGTTTGTGACACCTTCAGCAGAAACATGCATCATCGCAGCCAAGAGTTGCCACACAGCTAAAAGTGTCTCAACTTGTTGTGTGAGATGAATGTTAATCTCCCAAAAGTAACCACCATCACTCAGCCTGTTGAGCTGTGGAAAACGCAGACTATAAACAGGGCATTTGGGCACCGCCGGGATCTCTCAACATCTCCCAGCTGAGCACCCACAGCAGATTTCCCTCAGCGGGGTCGTCACTCACCAGCTCCGATGACTTTCTGTTTGGTTACGTGGCTTGGGTGGATTTCAGTGGCAAACTTCAGGACCGCTATGTTGGGGTCCTCATACGTATGTGGATCCACGTAGGTCAGCGGCTTCAGCTGCTCTGTGAGCCAAAGGAAGATTGTTAAACGCTGTTGAGCAGATTAAATCACCTTTTATATAAAGATAGGTTGGATTTTTGGTGTGTTTTTGATTTTCTTCTACCTGGGCTTGAGAAGCAGGTGTCCTCTGGTCCCTGTCTGGTGTGAGAGTTCCTCCTCCTGGGAACAAAAATGCATAAATTAATATACCAGTCTGAAGATTATATAATTATGCACTTTTCTTCTCCAAAAGTTGGGCTCAGTGAAATTTATTTCAATCAAAATACCACAAAGATGCAGCTCAAAAGCTTGATTTTCAACGATGTTGAGTCCACGTAACACCCCTCTTCAGAAGGGGGGGGCCTCTTTTAAAATTAGCCATACAGCTTTGTGCTGCTGGATTTAGAAGCGCGGTAAATGCAGTGAGAAGTAAATTTATAGAGATAAATATAAATCTCCTCCGCTCTCGgtcagtgatgtcacagtcctctgcagctctgaaccacaaaggaaaaacaaagtacTTTCACACTCCGTCGTTCCCAAATAAAGGAAAAGGGATTGTGCTAACTTtagttttttgttcttttttaactgGCTCTCACTTCAGAGATCCAAAATATATGTCACTTTTAATATAATTAGCAGTATAACAGTAATAACAGCCTTTGTagtcattttttttagatatctGATGGTTTCCAAAGCATCCAAGCATTGGTGCGATGCCCCCATTCAATCAGGAATCCTTGGGTAACGGCTGATGATAGGCTGTGTTAGCCAAGCTAATTTAAAGATTGAAAGCAGGCGGGAGAGTGGTGGAGAGAGACAGGCTGTAATCTGCTACAGTAGGGCCCCGGGTCAACTTTACAAAGTGCCTGTGGCGGCCTCAGAAAGGACCAAACGCCTCTTATCACCAACAATGCGCCACTCAGGGCGAATTTCCTTTTCAAAGGCCCCAACACTCTCTAGATTGTAACCGCCGAGCAATGACAAGACACATTCAACACAAATTCCTCCCCGGTGAGCGCCGGGACACAGATCCAGATAAAGAGAAAAGGCGCTGTTgggtgaaggaggaggagaaaagaagagagaGGTGAGGAGAGGGTGAATCCAAAGGCCGTTTGGAGACTCCACAAAGGAAAGgcagaagaaaggagagaggaAGGCAGCGGAGGACGTCGTATCGCGACGATTAGAGGGGGAGAGTTACTCACCGTCTCCGCAGGAACAGGACCACGAGCACTATGAACAACACCGTCGCGCCTCCGGCCGCCGCGGCCAGGATCACTGCCGTCTTGTTGTGAGGAAGGTACCCTGGAAAAGGAAAGTAAGCAGTTGTTCAGAGATCCCAATCCTGAACAGATCTAGTTCTGCTGATGTGGCTGTCGTCTgtacctagggttgccacctttcagaaatagaaataagggacgtcccgatttcagcagcgcagtaGCCAAaagaaaagccccaaaacttctaaactgaataaaaatgtgtttattttatatgaaaaaacaaaatgctttgatttaaagtttaaagtgctttaatagcattgaactttcatgactgtacagacaaccatactagcaactgaaatatcctcctatggtacgcatgtccacatcagcccagatgtaatatagcgtacaggtgaagaatatggtgtaaaagtaaatttatttcaataattcaactagaatatggtgtaaaagttaattaatttcaataattcaactagaatatgctgtaaaggttaatttatttcaataattccactagaatatggtgtaaaagttaatttatttcaataattcaactagaatatggtgtaaaggttcatttatttcaataactcaactagaatatggtgtaaaagttaatttatttcaataattcaactagaatatggtgtaaaagttaatttatttcaataattcaactagaatatggtgtaaaagttaacttatttcaataattcaactagaatatggtgtaaaagttaatgaaaatcggtacaaatcgtgtcccgtattagttcaatacgggacgcaacatttttttctcaaataaaggacaattccctATCTGTACCTTCGGGCAAGGTGTCGAACTGCTCCTCCGGGCTGGAGCTCCCCGGGCTGCCGTCGCTGCTGATGGCCTGGACCATGAAGAGGTACGCGGTGCCCGGGGTCAGGTTGTTGATCTGGACGGAGCTCTTCTCCAGCTTTTGCACAATGAGGATGTTATCAATTTTATCATCCtaggagaaagaagaaaataaagaaagaaagaaagaaatgttacAGCTGAAGAAAGAGTAAACTTTACTTTTAAAAGAGCATGTTTGTTTCATGATGACATGGGTAGGCTGGGGTTAAATATGTCAAGAGGtcagagctaaaaaaaaaaacaacaaacattgtCCCTTGTGCCATTTAAAGcgcacgcacaacgtacgggaagagagaaagaaagaaagaaagaaagaaagaaaagaaagaaagaaagaaagaaagaaagaaagaaagaaagaaagaaaagaaagaaagaaagaagaagaaagaaatgagccagaaagaaagaaagaaagaaagaaagaaagaaagaaagaaagaaatgagccagaaagaaagaaagagaaagaaagaaagaaagaaaagaaagaaagaaagaaagaaagaaagaaagaaagaaagaaagaaatgagccagaaagaaagaaagaaagaaagaaagaaagaaagaaatgagccagaaagaaagaaagaaagaaagaaagaaagaaagaaatgagccagaaagaaagaaagaaagaaagaaagaaagaaagaaagaaagaaagaaatgagccagaaagaaagaaagaaagaaagaaagaaagaaatgagccagaaagaaagaaagaaagaaagaaagaaagaaagaaagaaagaaagaaagaaagaaagaaagaaatgagccagaaagaaagaaagaaagaaagaaagaaagaaagaaagaaagaaagaaagaaagaaagaaagaaagaaagaaagaaagaaagaaagaaagaaagaaagaaagaaagaaagaaagaaagaaagaaagaaagaaaggatgatgagatagatttatagttacaaaggtggagttgaattggtatttttttatcgtcatttttatcgttatcgggataaatgccagaaattatcgtgatacattttttagtccataccgcccatccctagtgcacGCTTGACATTATAAAACCACGCACTGATAAAATGCATATAAATACGTGTAAATTATAAGCATAAAGAAAGGACGGCCCACCTTTTTCCGGTAGGTGAGTTTGTAGCGGATGGGCTGCGACGGGGCCCGGGGTCGAGGGGCCACGTCCCACGACAGGGACAGGCTGGTGGGGGACTGCTCCACCATTCGCACTGTGGTGATTTTAGGAGGCTCTGGAGGGAAAAGTGAGAATAATAACTGAGTATTTTGATAAAAATACATCAACAAACATGACATAATATGCTTTAGTTCCACTTGGTCTCCCTCATGCAGCAACAGTTTGGGTTTGAACTGTCACCACCTTGCAGATAACATCTATCATTTCTGCAGCGCAGATACCGTCACACCCTGGCGTCTTATCAGCTCACCGGTGAAGTGCAGCGACGTCGTCAGGGCGCTGGAGGACGGCGGTGCCTGGCCGGCGAACTCCGACACGCCGCTGTGTGCTTCCACGGTGAAGGTGTAGTTGAGGTGAGCGTCCAGCTCACTCACTAGCACCTTGGTGTCAGTCAGGCCCGTGTTGGCCGGCTCGTAGCGGATCTTCTCCCCGCAGGCCTGGCACACTGAGTCCTCGCAGCGCTGGCATTTGACACCGTAGGTTATGTCGTCTCGACCTCCGGTGTCTTCGGGATTCTTCCAGGTGAGGAGGAGCTTCCCTGCAGACAGTTGGGTGGTGGTGGCCACGAGATCCCGCGGGGCGGAGGGCAGGCCTGATACAGGGAACGTTACAAACAATGAACCTCTTATTATCGTCTTTCTGAGGCTCACAGCAGAATCATGTGACTATTTGTCTCTGCACAAGCCAAAATGCAGCATTATTTGATTTAAAAGTGGTaagggcaaggcaaggcaagtttatttgtatagcacaattcaacacaaggtcattcaaagtgatttacatcaacattaaaagcggcaagacgcaattaaatagtaaataacaaataaaattaaacaaaatgatgagaaaagaggtaaaataataaaaagcgcaagttgttaaaaagtaagggcagtagagtacagcaggtaagtatttaatttaagagtacgcttcagtaaactaatgtttttaaccctgatttaaaggagctgacagttggagcagacctcaggtctacaggaagtttgttccaccggtgaggagcagaataactgaacgctgcctcatagggctgggtatcgattcaaatgtcaagaatcgatttgattccgattcttaatattcagaatcgattatcatgattcgattcgatattgatttggcttagtgttatttaaaatgttttttgagctgttgcctgaattatatgactgtaaaataactagtgaaatcataatttcacaataattatt
This is a stretch of genomic DNA from Cololabis saira isolate AMF1-May2022 chromosome 12, fColSai1.1, whole genome shotgun sequence. It encodes these proteins:
- the epha2b gene encoding ephrin type-A receptor 2 — encoded protein: MDCFGGVRHLLFSYVLINGILITLQTKEEVLLDMRATGGELGWLTWPLDQGDRPGWEVVQRTLNGSQFYSYSVCNIGEREQDNWLRTTFIQRRSSASRVFVELQFIVRDCNSFDGASLTCKETFNLYTSESDADVGMTFRKGQFKKVSTIAPDEITSKNKMRINTETRVVENLSRNGFYLAFQDIGACVALLSVRVYYKTCPETIKSLASFPETVAGGENQALQEVSGKCVENAISEELPRIYCTADGEWVVPVGQCQCKPGYEEAEDSCQECQPGFFKAEASSGKCDPCPAHSQGPEPGALFCPCDAGFYRAASDPITGPCSGLPSAPRDLVATTTQLSAGKLLLTWKNPEDTGGRDDITYGVKCQRCEDSVCQACGEKIRYEPANTGLTDTKVLVSELDAHLNYTFTVEAHSGVSEFAGQAPPSSSALTTSLHFTEPPKITTVRMVEQSPTSLSLSWDVAPRPRAPSQPIRYKLTYRKKDDKIDNILIVQKLEKSSVQINNLTPGTAYLFMVQAISSDGSPGSSSPEEQFDTLPEGYLPHNKTAVILAAAAGGATVLFIVLVVLFLRRRRRNSHTRQGPEDTCFSSPEQLKPLTYVDPHTYEDPNIAVLKFATEIHPSHVTKQKVIGAGEFGEVYKGILKAPGRKDVYVAIKTLKPGYTEKQRQDFLSEASIMGQFTHQNIIHLEGVVTKFKHAMIVTEYMENGALDRYLKDHDGEFSSFQLVGMLRGIAAGMKYLSDMSYVHRDLAARNILVNNSLECKVSDFGLSRVLEDDPEGTYTTSGGKIPIRWTAPEAIAYRKFTSASDVWSFGIVMWEVMAFGERPYWDMSNHEVMKAINEAFRLPAPMDCPSAVYQLMLQCWLQDRSKRPRFGDIVSLLDKLLHSPESLKAIADFDPRVSIRLPSTSGSDGSPFRSVSEWLESIKMSQYIENFTCAGVLTMDQVLQMKNEDIKNIGVRLPGHLKRIAYSILGLKDQTSTLSVFAV